Proteins from a genomic interval of Methanobrevibacter olleyae:
- the cobA gene encoding uroporphyrinogen-III C-methyltransferase yields MPVYLIGAGPGDPDLITLKAVKVLNKADVLLYDYLSNEEILKHAPEDAKRVYVGKKAGEHYKTQDEINQLIIEEAKKNENVIRLKGGDPFVFGRGGEELLALAKENIDFEVIPGVTSAIGAPTSMGFPITHRAVATSFTVVTGHEDPTKKDKQVKWDYTADTLIILMGIGNIKENTSEIMNYRDPKTPVCAIESGTLQNERVVFGTLETIADKEINTPAILVIGNVIDVFKEIKGIK; encoded by the coding sequence ATGCCAGTATATTTAATAGGTGCAGGTCCCGGAGACCCTGATTTAATAACTTTAAAAGCTGTAAAAGTTTTAAATAAAGCAGATGTTCTTTTATATGATTATCTATCTAATGAAGAAATATTAAAACATGCTCCAGAAGATGCAAAGCGTGTTTATGTAGGTAAAAAAGCAGGAGAACATTATAAAACACAAGATGAAATTAACCAACTAATCATTGAAGAAGCTAAAAAGAATGAAAATGTTATAAGATTAAAAGGTGGAGACCCATTTGTATTTGGTAGAGGTGGAGAAGAACTTTTAGCACTTGCAAAAGAAAACATAGACTTTGAAGTTATTCCAGGAGTTACCTCAGCAATTGGAGCCCCTACAAGTATGGGATTTCCCATAACCCATAGAGCAGTAGCTACTTCTTTTACAGTCGTTACTGGTCATGAAGATCCAACTAAAAAAGACAAGCAAGTGAAATGGGATTACACTGCAGATACTTTAATAATTCTTATGGGAATTGGAAATATTAAAGAAAATACATCAGAAATTATGAATTATAGAGACCCAAAAACACCGGTTTGTGCAATTGAAAGTGGAACTCTCCAAAATGAAAGAGTTGTATTTGGAACACTTGAAACAATTGCAGATAAGGAAATAAATACACCTGCAATACTTGTTATTGGTAATGTAATCGATGTATTTAAAGAAATTAAAGGAATAAAATAA